The DNA region TGGCCTACGGATTTGGTGATGTAGTGAGCTTGCGGCAAATGGTGGATTCTGGCGAAGCTTCTGAAGATCGTAAGAGAGTAGAGCGTCAAAAACTCAATGCTTTACTGGGCTATTGTGAATCCACGACCTGCCGCCATCAAACGATCTTGCGCTACTTTGGAGAGGTGCATGCGGGTAGCTGTGGTCACTGTGATAACTGTCTAGAACCAGTAGCAACTTGGAATGCCACACAAGAGGTACAAAAAGCATTGTCATGTGTGTATCGCACTGGCCAACGCTTTGGTGTGACCCATTTAATTGATGTGCTGTTGGGTAAAGTGACCCCTAGAGTAAAGCAATATTTTCATGAGCAAGTGAGTACATTTGGTATTGGTGCAGAACTTAATCGGGCTCAATGGAACAGTATCTATCGTCAATTGGTAGCTGGCGGTTATTTAGATGCAGACATTGAATTACATGGCGGCTTAAAGTTGGTCGATGACATTGCTCTGCCGGTGCTACGTGGAGAGCAAGAAGTTTGGTTGCGAAAAGATACAGGCTATTCCAAGAGTAAGGCTACGAAGTCTGGGGCAAGGAAGGGCACTACACATCCCTTCAGCAATATTGCAGATGAAAAACTGTGGGAAGCACTCAAGGCTCAGCGGACTGAATTAGCCCGCGAACAAGGAGTGCCGCCTTATGTGATTTTTCATGACAGCACCTTGCAGGAGATGGTGAAATCGACGCCAACTACCTTAGATCAATTCAGTCGCATTGGTGGAGTCGGGCAAGCTAAGCTAGAGCGTTATGGTGAGCACTTTATCAAGGCCATTTCGGAGCATCTTGAAGCTAATGAGACTTAATGAGCTACCTCAGATTGCTCACTACAATCTGCAAAACTTGCAGGATAAGCAGCAGCAGAAGAGGTGATAAATCTAGGACTCCAAAGTTGGGCATTGCTTTTCTGATTGGCATCAGTAGAGGGTCAACCAGTAGCGAGACCAAATACTGTATCTGGGAGCCAGCACTAACCCAAGAGAGAATGACGCTTGCAAAAACCAAGCCAACTAATCCCGAAAGTATCAGATCCACTAAATCGATTAAGGCCAATAGGAGCCACGAGATGTTGGTTAGATCAGCTCCTGATAGTAATAAAAGGATTGCAATCTTTCCTGCAACCAGTAGGTAGGCGGCTAAAAAGCTAGCGACATCAAGGCGACCAAGGCTTGGGACTATCTTGCGAAGTGGGATCACGATCCAATTACTCAGTGGAAGCACATATGCGCCGATGGTTCTGCTTTGGCCTGACCCGAGATTAAAGGCGAGCCACTGGAGATAGCACCTCAGGAGACATGCTCCCGCGACAATGCTCACGAGGACTTGGAGGAGAAGGTTAGCGATTTGTATCAACATAGATCTATTGTAGGGGGTTTAAAGCGAGACTTCATTTAGATATCACACTTTCGTGTTCTAATGCCCAGCAATATGATTACTGTCGTTATCGCCTCTTATAAGTACGGCCACCTTGCAGCACACTGCATAGAGTCCGTGCTATCTCAAACACAAGCCCCCGCCAGAATTCTATTTGTCGATGATGGGGCGCATGATTGCGGCCACTTACCAAGCTTATATCCCGATATTGAATATATTCTCAGACCACAGAATTTAGGTACTGTGGATAATTTCCATGATTTACTCATGAGGGTCAATACGGAATACGTTCTGTTCATTGGCGCTGACAATTGGCTCAGATCCGATGCAATTGAGCTGCTATCTGATGCTCATGCAGATATCGTTACTTATGACATCGTTGTTACAGGCGAATTAAAAGAAGAGATTCATGATCGTGTTCCTGGCGAGACTAGGTCTCACCAAGGAGATCTCTACTGGGATCGCGAAGGAAAGCACCATGGTTCGATGATGTACCGAACCTCACTGGGTCAACAAGTAGGCTACAAGGAAAGATATGCCGATGGCATTCATCCGCAAGAGGACTGGAATCTTTGGGACAAAATGCGCGAGCAGGGCGCCACTGTAGCCAGCCTGAATGAAGGCCTTTTATACTACAGAAGACATCGTGAAAATTTTCTAAAGTATGACCATCTCGTTGACGATCTTGAGGAAGAGGCTTAAGCGTCTAAGTTAGTGTTACTCTCATGCCGTCATTATTGGTACGGCGACATTGCGGCAAGCAGCAGCTACTGAATCGCTTTGGGTTATTTTCTTACCGCATATTTAAGGGTAAAGCGACGGCGCTGACTTATTACTAGTGAGTCGGCAATGCCTCATTGGTAAAAGTCACAACGTGATCGGCTACCAGGTGTATGCCAATCTTTTCACCAATCGCATGATCATGGTGGCTGGGTACAAAAGCAAAAATTTCAACACCTGAAGCGAGCTTGAGGGTGTACAAGAAGTCGGCTCCCCTAAAGGTCTTACGTACAACCTCTGCTAACAAGGTGCTGTGATCATCATGCACAATATCATCAGCGCGCAGGAGTACGTCGATTTCTTTTCCAGCTTCAGCGCTACGATCTTCTTCCAGGTCAAGCTCACCTAATTCAATTTTGACTTTGTTGTTAGCTTGGACGATACCTTTTAGAAACACACCGCGACCAATAAAGTCAGCAATATAGCGATTGGCTGGCTTGTGATAGAGCTCGTAAGGGACATCCCACTGCAATACATTGCCATCCGTCATAACGCCGACCTTATCGGCAATAGCAAAGGCTTCAAATTGATCGTGTGTGACTAGCAGGGCGGTAATGTTGTTTGCTTTGAGGATTTCTCGCATCTCGCCTGCAAGACGCTCTCTCAGTTCAATATCCAAACTAGAGAAGGGCTCATCTAGCAAAATTAAATCTGGTTCCGGTGCCATTGCCCTAGCCAGTGCCACACGCTGTTGTTGGCCGCCACTGAGCTCATGAGGATATGCATCTGCCTTATCTGCTAGCGACACCCTCTTAAGCCACTCCATGGCAACTACAGATCTTTCCTTGTTTGATAGGTGTTGCAAGCCAAAGGCAATATTCTCTAAAACATTGAGATGGGGAAAGAGAGCGAAGTCCTGAAAGACCATGCCTACTTTTCTTTGATTTGGTTGGATATGAGTAGAGGTTGAGCTCACCACCTGATCACGCAGGAGAATTTTCCCTGCTTTAACAGGCTCAAACCCACAAATAGCTCTCAAGACGGTAGATTTTCCACAGCCAGATGAGCCTAATAAGCAGCCAATCTCACCTTGAGCCAGATCGAGATTAAGGTCTTTAACCGCAGTAACACGACCTTGACCATCTTGACTGGGGTAGTCGATTTCTAGTGCTTGAATCGAAAGTAGGGTGCGAGCAGAGTTCATCTCTATAATTTTCTCATTAATGCTAGTGGTTTAATACATAGCTAGAGTCTAAACGGATTGCCGATTTCATGAATCGTATTGTGGTGCCACTTGCCCTGTTGTTATTTTTGCCCCTCTTTGGCCTGGCAGCACCTTTCCTATTCCCCGGGAAGGAGTTATTAGCTACCGGCACCCTCAGTCATTTATGGAACTTTGTGCTGGGTGGCTATATTGCCTCGACCTTAGTGCTTATTTTTGGTGTCGGAGTGGGAGTCTTTATCCTCGGGGTAGGTAATGCTTGGATCATTGCGAGCTATGATTTTCCAGGGAAGAAAATATTTGAGTGGGCTCTCATTCTGCCTTTGGCAGTGCCCACTTATGTCATGGCCTACCTCTTCGTTGATCTCTTGCAGTTTTCGGGTCCGATACAGAGTACGCTGCGTGCTGCACTGGGAGTTGATGCACTCTGGTTCTTTCCGGATCCAAGATCCCTGAGTGGGGCTATTTGGTCTTTTTCATTCTGCCTCTTTCCTTATGTTTATCTTATTACCCGTACAGCATTCTTAGAGCGTAGTGGTCGATTGATAGAGGTTTCAGAAACACTGGGCTACAGTCCGCTTCAAGGTTTTGTGAAATTGGTATTGCCTATGGCAAGGCCAGCCATCTTTGCGGGTATGGCGCTGGCGCTGATGGAGGTGCTGGCTGATTTTGGTGCCGTCTCTTACTTTGGTGTGCAGACTTTTGCAACTGGCATCTTTAAGGCTTGGCTCTCATTTGGAGACCGAATAGCGGCAGTGCAGCTTGCCTTAGGGCTCTTAAGTTTTGTCTTACTGATTTTCTTTATCGAGCAAAGTAGTCGCTCCAAATTACGTTTTGCCTCTGCAACTCGGAGTAAGCCACTCGCGAAGTCTCTGGAAGGCAAGAAAGCTTTTTTTGCGTTTGCATTTTGTGGCGCTACGCTCTTGTGCGGATTTTTGATACCTGCATTTGCGCTCTTGCAATTACTCTTCAAGCAAGGCCTCACGATCGATGTTCGATATCTAGATTGGCTGAGTAATTCTTTATTAGTTTCGATTCTGACGGCGCTCATCTCGGTAGCGTTAGCCGTTTTCTTTGCTTACTCCGTGCGCATGAATGCACGCTTAAGTTGGGTTAATCGATTGCTGGGCTTTGGTTATGCTTTACCCGGTGCGGTCTTAGCCATTGGCATCCTTTCTTTTCTAGAAATCTTTCAGCTTGCTTGGTGGATGTCTGCCAGCATCCTAGTGCTGATCTATGCCTACCTAGTCCGCTTTCTTTCTTCTAGTTTGCAGAGTGTAGAAGCTGGTCTAGCGCGCCTCACTCCATCGATGGATGCTTCAGCAGCACTCTTGGGTCTTTCTAAAGCGCAGATTTTGAAGCGGGTTCATGTGCCCCTACTTAAGCGCAGTCTGATTACTGCAGGCCTCTTTGTCTTTGTCGACGTTATGAAAGAATTGCCAGCAACGCTTTTATTGCGCCCATTTAACTTTGATACCTTGGCTGTCGCAACCTATCAGTTGGCTGCAGATGAGCGCCTTGCTGAACTGGCATTACCTTCCTTAACCATTGTTTTAGTTGGACTTTTTCCAGTATTGCTGCTTTCAAGGGTCATTTCCAAATCCTAATTGATAATCATTCGTATTTGTGATACATTAGATTTAATCTAATTCTGATCGCAAATACAGCAATGGCAAACCCACTTATAAGAAAATTCCTCGGCAGTTCTGGCTTGTTATTGAGCGCACTTCTAGCCTTACCCTTGCAAGCACAGGATATAAAAGAAGCGAAAGAACTCAATCTCTACTCAGCCCGTCACTATCAAACTGATGAGGCGCTCTATAGTGACTTCACAAAAAAGACAGGCATCAAGATCAACCGGATTGAGGCTGATGACAATGCCTTAGCAGAGAGATTAAAAAGCGA from Polynucleobacter sp. AP-Elch-400A-B2 includes:
- a CDS encoding YggT family protein; the encoded protein is MLIQIANLLLQVLVSIVAGACLLRCYLQWLAFNLGSGQSRTIGAYVLPLSNWIVIPLRKIVPSLGRLDVASFLAAYLLVAGKIAILLLLSGADLTNISWLLLALIDLVDLILSGLVGLVFASVILSWVSAGSQIQYLVSLLVDPLLMPIRKAMPNFGVLDLSPLLLLLILQVLQIVVSNLR
- a CDS encoding glycosyltransferase, encoding MPSNMITVVIASYKYGHLAAHCIESVLSQTQAPARILFVDDGAHDCGHLPSLYPDIEYILRPQNLGTVDNFHDLLMRVNTEYVLFIGADNWLRSDAIELLSDAHADIVTYDIVVTGELKEEIHDRVPGETRSHQGDLYWDREGKHHGSMMYRTSLGQQVGYKERYADGIHPQEDWNLWDKMREQGATVASLNEGLLYYRRHRENFLKYDHLVDDLEEEA
- a CDS encoding ABC transporter ATP-binding protein → MNSARTLLSIQALEIDYPSQDGQGRVTAVKDLNLDLAQGEIGCLLGSSGCGKSTVLRAICGFEPVKAGKILLRDQVVSSTSTHIQPNQRKVGMVFQDFALFPHLNVLENIAFGLQHLSNKERSVVAMEWLKRVSLADKADAYPHELSGGQQQRVALARAMAPEPDLILLDEPFSSLDIELRERLAGEMREILKANNITALLVTHDQFEAFAIADKVGVMTDGNVLQWDVPYELYHKPANRYIADFIGRGVFLKGIVQANNKVKIELGELDLEEDRSAEAGKEIDVLLRADDIVHDDHSTLLAEVVRKTFRGADFLYTLKLASGVEIFAFVPSHHDHAIGEKIGIHLVADHVVTFTNEALPTH
- a CDS encoding iron ABC transporter permease, which produces MNRIVVPLALLLFLPLFGLAAPFLFPGKELLATGTLSHLWNFVLGGYIASTLVLIFGVGVGVFILGVGNAWIIASYDFPGKKIFEWALILPLAVPTYVMAYLFVDLLQFSGPIQSTLRAALGVDALWFFPDPRSLSGAIWSFSFCLFPYVYLITRTAFLERSGRLIEVSETLGYSPLQGFVKLVLPMARPAIFAGMALALMEVLADFGAVSYFGVQTFATGIFKAWLSFGDRIAAVQLALGLLSFVLLIFFIEQSSRSKLRFASATRSKPLAKSLEGKKAFFAFAFCGATLLCGFLIPAFALLQLLFKQGLTIDVRYLDWLSNSLLVSILTALISVALAVFFAYSVRMNARLSWVNRLLGFGYALPGAVLAIGILSFLEIFQLAWWMSASILVLIYAYLVRFLSSSLQSVEAGLARLTPSMDASAALLGLSKAQILKRVHVPLLKRSLITAGLFVFVDVMKELPATLLLRPFNFDTLAVATYQLAADERLAELALPSLTIVLVGLFPVLLLSRVISKS